A window of Ignavibacterium sp. contains these coding sequences:
- a CDS encoding exonuclease domain-containing protein has product MDIKLSQQQIFNTCFTVVDVETTGLSARNERVIEIALVKVKNLKIVEKFSTLINPQRPIPSFISMFTGITNSDVKDAPLFHQIFTVILEKTENSVLCGHNLQFDLSFLRNEVQLLGDDFNPAHTLCTLKLARKLFPHLKSRSLGPLAHHLNIKAKNSHRALGDAETTAKVLIKLIKHLQENEDINTLDELLAYQSGIKTLQSLKIKKELQNDFYNLPNAPGIYYFLNNKNEIIYIGKAKSLRERVKSYFSANADSRVRKIIRQAKRLHHVITNSELTALLAEAESIKVKNPKHNKMLKGYGNKYFIKVLRNKSAPHLDITNKFDFDGCDYFGLYHSKRDAQKIVEFINKTFAIRECDDKEYLKSRPCFLFDIQRCTAPCLGIETNLSRHNEELEEVYRFLNGENQHAMNRLLNKMKFYSEQQMYEKAADTKHLIDFLMEEIHKSSLLSEPINKAKVLIEILSPLGNDYLVLFEGKVFIKGYLYDNKNKFEEILDDFYSDTIHTDYLPSEEDLEKLKIVLQWLIKNRNRVKVYYLKDYKTRQELFNKINNSVYTEEVIDNNCKDPIYDFNI; this is encoded by the coding sequence TTGGATATAAAGCTTTCACAACAACAGATATTTAATACCTGTTTCACAGTAGTTGATGTTGAAACAACAGGACTTTCAGCTAGGAATGAAAGAGTAATTGAAATAGCTCTGGTTAAAGTAAAGAATCTAAAAATTGTTGAAAAGTTTTCTACACTAATAAATCCTCAACGACCTATTCCATCATTCATTTCGATGTTTACAGGAATTACCAACTCTGATGTAAAAGATGCTCCATTGTTTCATCAGATTTTTACTGTGATACTTGAAAAGACAGAAAATTCGGTTTTGTGCGGACACAATCTTCAATTCGATTTGTCTTTCCTGCGAAATGAAGTTCAATTACTTGGTGATGATTTCAATCCTGCTCATACTTTATGTACACTAAAGTTAGCAAGAAAATTATTTCCACACCTGAAAAGCAGATCACTTGGACCTCTAGCTCATCATCTGAATATTAAAGCTAAAAATTCCCATCGTGCTTTGGGTGATGCTGAAACCACAGCAAAAGTCTTGATTAAGCTGATTAAGCATCTTCAAGAAAATGAGGACATAAACACTCTTGATGAACTTCTTGCCTATCAAAGTGGAATTAAAACACTTCAGAGTTTAAAGATTAAAAAAGAACTTCAGAATGATTTTTATAATCTGCCAAATGCGCCGGGAATATATTATTTCCTCAACAATAAAAATGAAATCATATACATCGGAAAAGCTAAATCGCTGCGTGAGAGAGTTAAGAGTTATTTTTCTGCAAATGCTGATTCAAGAGTCAGGAAGATTATCCGGCAAGCAAAGCGACTTCATCACGTAATTACTAATTCAGAATTAACTGCACTGCTTGCAGAAGCCGAGTCGATAAAAGTAAAAAATCCAAAACATAATAAAATGTTGAAGGGATATGGGAATAAATATTTCATCAAAGTTTTAAGAAATAAATCAGCGCCACATCTTGATATCACAAACAAATTTGATTTCGATGGTTGTGATTATTTTGGTTTGTATCATTCGAAAAGAGATGCACAAAAAATTGTTGAATTCATTAATAAGACTTTTGCGATACGGGAATGTGATGACAAAGAATATTTGAAATCACGTCCGTGTTTTCTTTTTGATATTCAAAGATGCACTGCACCCTGTCTTGGGATTGAAACAAACTTATCCCGACACAATGAAGAGCTGGAAGAAGTTTATCGTTTTCTGAACGGCGAAAATCAGCACGCAATGAATCGACTTCTGAACAAAATGAAATTTTACTCTGAACAACAGATGTATGAAAAAGCTGCAGATACAAAACACCTGATAGATTTTTTAATGGAAGAAATTCATAAATCTTCTTTACTTTCTGAACCAATCAATAAAGCTAAAGTACTGATTGAGATACTTTCTCCATTGGGTAATGATTATCTGGTTCTTTTTGAAGGAAAGGTTTTTATAAAAGGTTATTTATATGATAATAAAAATAAGTTTGAAGAAATTTTAGATGACTTTTATTCAGATACAATTCATACTGATTATTTGCCATCAGAAGAAGATTTGGAAAAATTAAAAATTGTACTACAATGGTTAATCAAAAACAGAAATCGTGTTAAAGTTTACTATCTGAAGGATTACAAAACCAGGCAGGAACTTTTTAACAAAATTAATAATTCAGTTTATACTGAAGAAGTTATTGATAATAACTGCAAAGACCCCATTTATGATTTTAATATCTGA
- a CDS encoding MATE family efflux transporter, giving the protein MIKFFKENKSHIVKTLSLAYPVIIGQLGLIMMGVVDSIMVGELGAVPLAAASLSNSLIFLVLIIAIGNSVAVTPLVAILVGAKKLDECGIYFRQSLIVNLAMGLIVFLIILAGVNYLHLLGQSYAVQQKAKSYMIIVGLSIFPLMIFQTYKQFIEGLSIMRPAMIITLAANFINVFANWVLIFGKLGFPRLELDGAGWATFISRLFMALSLLIFVMKNKRFRIYDVSFHFKSINFPVIKKILSVGLPSGFQYFFEVGAFSFAVVMIGWIGANELAAHQIAISLASISFMGVLGISQAGGILVGNSVGEQNINLVRKNGFTAIILGMMWMTVSGLVFILFRNYLPYIYIRDEVVIQIASQLLVIAALFQLSDGIQAVGIGILRGLTDVKGPTVITFIAYWVISLPVGYLLGFKFGLGVIGVWIGLLIGLSCSAIMLTLRFNYKSRKLISI; this is encoded by the coding sequence ATGATAAAATTCTTTAAAGAAAATAAGAGTCACATAGTTAAAACTTTATCATTAGCTTATCCTGTAATTATCGGACAGCTTGGTTTGATAATGATGGGAGTAGTTGATAGCATTATGGTTGGAGAGCTTGGTGCTGTTCCGCTTGCTGCAGCATCACTTAGCAATAGCTTGATATTTCTTGTTCTGATTATTGCAATCGGAAATTCAGTTGCTGTTACCCCGCTTGTTGCAATCCTTGTCGGTGCAAAAAAGTTAGATGAATGTGGAATTTATTTCAGACAATCTTTGATTGTTAATCTTGCGATGGGACTGATTGTCTTCCTGATAATTTTAGCAGGAGTAAATTATCTTCATCTTCTTGGTCAGTCTTATGCAGTTCAGCAGAAAGCCAAATCATATATGATTATTGTCGGACTTTCGATATTTCCATTGATGATTTTTCAAACATACAAACAATTCATTGAGGGACTTTCAATTATGCGTCCTGCAATGATTATTACTCTTGCTGCAAATTTTATAAATGTTTTTGCTAACTGGGTTTTAATTTTTGGCAAACTAGGTTTCCCAAGATTGGAACTTGATGGTGCCGGATGGGCAACTTTCATTTCCAGATTGTTTATGGCATTATCACTTTTAATATTTGTTATGAAAAATAAACGATTCAGAATATATGATGTTTCATTTCATTTTAAGAGTATAAATTTTCCTGTAATTAAAAAAATATTGAGCGTTGGTTTGCCCAGCGGCTTTCAGTATTTCTTTGAAGTCGGAGCATTCTCTTTTGCGGTTGTTATGATTGGCTGGATTGGTGCAAATGAATTGGCAGCTCATCAGATTGCAATTTCTCTGGCTTCCATATCATTTATGGGAGTACTTGGAATTTCTCAGGCAGGTGGAATATTAGTCGGAAATTCTGTTGGTGAACAAAACATAAATCTCGTTCGCAAAAATGGTTTTACAGCAATCATTCTTGGAATGATGTGGATGACTGTTTCAGGTTTAGTCTTCATTCTCTTCAGAAATTATTTGCCATACATTTACATTCGTGATGAGGTTGTTATTCAGATTGCATCTCAGCTACTTGTCATTGCTGCGTTGTTTCAATTATCCGATGGAATTCAGGCAGTGGGAATTGGTATTCTACGCGGACTTACCGATGTAAAAGGTCCTACTGTTATTACATTCATTGCTTATTGGGTAATAAGTCTGCCGGTGGGTTATTTGCTCGGATTTAAATTCGGACTTGGTGTAATTGGAGTTTGGATTGGTTTGTTGATTGGTCTTTCTTGTTCTGCTATTATGCTGACACTAAGATTCAATTACAAAAGCAGGAAATTAATTTCAATCTGA
- a CDS encoding HEAT repeat domain-containing protein, whose product MKNVLLIFVVFIVTGFCSITFGTNSPVKKSTVNREAIIKNLMVGIKSDNYGLRTSSAFLLGEFKADEAVIELLSMLHKEDSDDARILAALSLLKINDSRGIYAIKQAIRFDNSERVKRMCEKFYHHYLENKLK is encoded by the coding sequence ATGAAAAATGTTCTTTTAATTTTTGTTGTATTTATTGTTACAGGTTTTTGCAGTATCACATTTGGTACAAATTCTCCCGTTAAAAAATCTACTGTTAACAGGGAAGCTATCATTAAAAATCTTATGGTGGGAATAAAATCTGATAACTACGGTTTGAGAACAAGTTCTGCATTCCTGCTTGGTGAATTTAAAGCTGATGAAGCTGTAATTGAATTATTGTCAATGCTTCATAAAGAAGATTCTGATGATGCAAGAATACTGGCAGCTTTGTCATTGCTGAAGATTAATGATTCCCGTGGAATATATGCAATCAAACAGGCAATCAGGTTTGATAACAGTGAAAGAGTAAAAAGAATGTGTGAAAAATTTTATCATCATTATCTTGAAAACAAACTGAAATGA
- a CDS encoding uroporphyrinogen decarboxylase family protein, with the protein MIIPNPYINSFIKTLRNKRADFIPLAELGVHPIIKEKFIGKKILNVSDEIEFWYKAGYDYVKLQPIVDFNPAKINLDTNLTYNDDGTVFRKWASESSGVITSLKEFEEYVFPAIDEIDYKRFEDAVKNLPEGMGIVGQYGDIFTMTWEMMGFENFSLALFEDDELIKMINDTVGSIVLSMFENMSQLDEVKALWYSDDIAYTNGLMVSPETLDKYFFPWLKKIGEIAKSVDKPLIYHSDGVLFDVMDKLIDCGVNALHPIEPKAMDIVEVKKRFGNKLCLIGNIDVDLLARGSKEEVIKNVLFNIEKVGVNGGYCVGSGNSIPEYVNLENYIAMIETVKSYHY; encoded by the coding sequence ATGATTATTCCAAATCCTTATATAAATTCATTCATAAAAACTCTTCGAAATAAAAGAGCTGATTTTATTCCACTCGCTGAACTCGGTGTTCATCCCATAATAAAAGAAAAATTTATTGGAAAAAAAATTTTGAATGTATCAGATGAAATTGAATTCTGGTACAAAGCCGGTTATGATTATGTTAAACTTCAGCCAATAGTTGATTTTAATCCTGCAAAGATCAACTTAGATACAAACCTTACTTATAATGATGATGGAACAGTTTTCAGAAAATGGGCTTCAGAAAGCAGTGGAGTAATAACTTCTTTAAAAGAATTTGAAGAGTATGTTTTTCCGGCAATAGATGAAATCGATTACAAAAGATTTGAGGATGCTGTAAAAAATCTTCCTGAAGGTATGGGAATCGTTGGACAATATGGTGATATTTTTACAATGACCTGGGAAATGATGGGCTTCGAAAATTTTTCTTTAGCTTTATTCGAAGATGATGAACTAATTAAAATGATTAATGATACAGTCGGAAGCATTGTTCTGAGTATGTTTGAAAATATGTCGCAGTTAGACGAAGTGAAAGCTCTGTGGTACAGTGACGATATTGCCTATACGAATGGACTAATGGTCTCACCTGAAACTTTAGATAAATACTTTTTTCCCTGGTTAAAAAAAATTGGAGAGATAGCTAAATCTGTGGACAAACCATTGATATATCACAGTGATGGAGTATTATTTGATGTAATGGACAAGTTAATTGATTGCGGAGTAAATGCTTTACACCCGATTGAACCTAAAGCAATGGATATAGTAGAAGTTAAAAAGCGTTTTGGAAACAAGCTTTGTTTGATTGGAAATATTGATGTTGATTTACTTGCCAGAGGGTCTAAAGAAGAGGTGATTAAAAATGTTTTGTTCAATATTGAAAAAGTTGGTGTGAATGGCGGATACTGTGTCGGTTCAGGAAATTCAATTCCTGAGTATGTTAATTTAGAAAATTACATTGCTATGATTGAAACCGTAAAATCTTATCATTATTGA
- a CDS encoding homocysteine S-methyltransferase family protein, with amino-acid sequence MKKFFEQLETKKIIVSDGAWGTELFKLGLRTGECPELWNETNREEILKIAKSYIDAGSDIISTNSFGGSSIKLSHYNLENKAYELNKLAAEISREAAVDKLVMGSVGPTGKFLMTGDVSEEELIESFTNQIKALIDGGVDAILIETFYDIDEAECAIKAARSFADVPLICSFTFDRNTSGEYRTMMGSTSKDVLQAMITLGVDVIGVNCGGGYNNMIDLVKELRDYSHNIPLLVQPNAGLPETIDGRIVYSETPEVISNFVKSFLAIGINIIGGCCGTTPEHIKVIRKVVDDYLSNQ; translated from the coding sequence ATGAAAAAATTTTTCGAACAATTAGAAACTAAAAAAATTATTGTTTCCGACGGAGCGTGGGGAACAGAATTATTCAAGCTTGGATTGCGAACAGGTGAGTGTCCCGAACTATGGAATGAAACGAACAGAGAGGAAATCTTAAAAATTGCAAAAAGCTATATTGATGCCGGCTCAGATATTATTTCAACAAACAGTTTTGGTGGAAGTTCGATAAAACTTTCTCATTACAATCTTGAGAATAAAGCTTATGAATTAAATAAACTTGCTGCTGAGATATCAAGAGAAGCTGCTGTTGATAAACTTGTTATGGGCTCTGTAGGACCAACCGGTAAATTTTTAATGACAGGTGATGTATCAGAAGAAGAATTAATCGAATCTTTTACGAATCAGATAAAAGCTTTGATTGATGGTGGGGTTGATGCAATTCTTATTGAGACATTTTATGATATTGATGAAGCTGAATGTGCAATAAAAGCAGCCAGAAGTTTTGCCGATGTGCCATTGATTTGTTCCTTTACTTTTGACAGAAACACTTCTGGTGAATACCGAACAATGATGGGTTCAACTTCAAAAGATGTTTTGCAAGCTATGATAACTCTTGGCGTTGATGTAATAGGTGTTAATTGTGGTGGTGGCTACAATAATATGATTGATTTAGTTAAAGAACTTCGGGATTACTCGCATAATATTCCTTTGCTCGTTCAACCAAATGCAGGATTACCCGAAACGATTGATGGAAGAATTGTTTACTCAGAAACTCCTGAAGTAATTTCAAACTTTGTCAAAAGCTTTCTTGCGATTGGAATTAATATCATTGGTGGTTGCTGTGGTACTACTCCGGAGCATATCAAAGTAATCAGAAAAGTTGTTGATGATTATTTAAGCAATCAATAA
- a CDS encoding vitamin B12 dependent-methionine synthase activation domain-containing protein, with protein MIKDINQYFFSFDELNFNEEKLIEAFRDFSTQNVSLLKDTYHYLYPFLIENCKSVAGYKYIDAKHISFQKNILIIDNIEFNLGPIIYRDLKDVSDIFLFVCTVGNRLEEKVQELVSDGDTISAFILDRIASELVELTADLLELQIQNELEINNYNMTHRYSPGYCGWSVSEQQKLFSLLPKDFCGVHLTESSLMLPIKSVSGIYGAAFNLIRKDYHCEICDDEFCYRRKSD; from the coding sequence TTGATTAAAGATATCAATCAATATTTTTTCAGTTTTGATGAACTGAATTTTAATGAAGAAAAACTTATTGAAGCATTCAGAGATTTTTCGACTCAAAATGTTTCTCTTCTAAAAGATACTTATCATTATCTTTATCCATTCTTAATTGAGAATTGCAAATCTGTTGCAGGATATAAATACATAGACGCAAAGCATATCTCATTTCAAAAAAATATTCTGATTATTGATAATATTGAATTTAATTTAGGTCCAATCATTTATCGTGATTTGAAAGATGTCTCGGATATTTTTCTTTTTGTTTGCACAGTTGGAAACAGACTGGAAGAAAAAGTACAGGAGTTAGTCTCAGACGGAGATACGATATCTGCATTTATACTTGATAGAATTGCATCCGAGTTGGTGGAGTTGACAGCAGATTTACTTGAACTTCAAATTCAGAATGAGTTGGAAATTAATAATTATAATATGACTCATAGATACAGTCCGGGCTACTGTGGATGGTCAGTAAGTGAACAACAGAAATTATTTTCACTTTTACCAAAAGACTTTTGCGGAGTTCACTTGACGGAAAGTTCATTAATGTTGCCGATAAAATCTGTTAGCGGAATTTATGGAGCAGCTTTTAATCTTATCAGAAAAGATTATCATTGCGAAATTTGCGATGATGAATTTTGCTATCGGAGAAAATCTGATTAA
- a CDS encoding cobalamin-dependent protein (Presence of a B(12) (cobalamin)-binding domain implies dependence on cobalamin itself, in one of its several forms, or in some unusual lineages, dependence on a cobalamin-like analog.), with translation MNPSFDENYYLAQLALCIERGKVNLSSKFPSDMIDQPGVEELLAELLSRNIAPKTILDNALLVGMSRVGEKFRDGKIFIPDVLISAKAMNAAMEILRPYIVKGDLKLKGKVILATVKGDLHNIGKNLVKMVLEGGGWEVIDLGIDVSSEKIINALKHYDIKAVGLSALLTTTMINMKDIVRDIKNDFPEIPVAVGGAPLNQKFADEIKADLYSPDPQGMLDYLNKNFSLN, from the coding sequence ATGAATCCATCATTTGATGAGAATTACTATTTAGCTCAGCTTGCTTTATGCATAGAGCGCGGCAAAGTAAATCTATCCTCAAAATTTCCTTCTGATATGATAGATCAACCAGGTGTTGAAGAATTATTAGCTGAACTACTTTCCAGAAACATCGCACCAAAAACAATACTTGATAATGCATTGCTTGTTGGAATGAGCAGAGTTGGAGAAAAATTCCGCGACGGAAAAATTTTCATTCCCGATGTTTTGATATCTGCCAAAGCTATGAACGCAGCGATGGAAATATTAAGACCTTACATTGTAAAAGGAGATTTGAAATTAAAAGGAAAAGTTATTCTGGCAACAGTTAAAGGAGATTTGCATAACATCGGAAAAAATCTTGTTAAAATGGTTCTTGAAGGCGGTGGTTGGGAGGTGATTGATCTTGGAATTGATGTAAGTTCTGAAAAGATTATCAATGCACTGAAACATTATGATATCAAAGCAGTTGGATTATCTGCATTGCTCACAACGACAATGATTAATATGAAAGATATAGTGAGAGATATAAAAAATGATTTCCCCGAAATTCCTGTTGCAGTTGGTGGTGCACCACTCAATCAGAAATTTGCTGATGAAATTAAAGCAGATCTTTATTCTCCGGATCCGCAGGGAATGCTCGATTATTTGAATAAAAATTTTAGTTTGAATTGA
- a CDS encoding OmpA family protein, with amino-acid sequence MKKIFLLLFFILFYEVALPQDNFKHWGHKIGIRSNLLFPQNEFTNFGIFGNDDLSFKWFKFSHLFQAFYGYEISKTNELHINVGHGFYAGRAYDKKKDVVNGSFESSITPIDLRLRIVPTNKPNWNPYFYLGIGLMYYEVTKSPDIPSPVNPKLKGWTGIYPFGVGAEFVLSEKFVYDISFGGALSSSLDLDGYWGENNFLWDGYFNISIGVSWRGETCQSDRDNDGLTKCEEQELGTDIKNPDSDGDKISDGDEVKIYKTNPLIVDSDNDGLNDYDEIFVYKTNPVSTDTDLDQIDDRTEIFVYKTDPLKTDSDSDGLSDYEEIFVNKTNPNNKDTDDDGLSDGDEVLVHKTNPLEKDTDGDKLTDGDEVLLFKTDPTLGDSDGDTLSDFEEVNVYKSDPNKLDTDEGGIDDGTEIANDTNPLNPKDDIKKKEVIEVGVPIVLEGITFDKNKAIIKPESEPALWNAYTTLKNYPEMVVEISGHTDNVGSRKSNIELSIRRAKAVKDWLVKRGIEPERIQTKGYGPDRPVAPNNSEENKRKNRRIEFLRLQ; translated from the coding sequence ATGAAAAAAATTTTTTTACTTTTATTTTTTATTCTATTCTACGAAGTAGCTTTACCTCAGGATAATTTTAAGCATTGGGGACATAAAATAGGTATAAGGTCAAATCTTTTGTTCCCTCAAAATGAGTTTACAAACTTCGGAATTTTTGGAAACGATGATTTATCATTCAAGTGGTTCAAATTCTCTCATTTATTTCAGGCATTTTATGGATATGAAATTTCAAAAACCAATGAGCTTCATATTAATGTTGGACACGGTTTCTATGCAGGAAGAGCTTATGATAAAAAGAAAGATGTCGTCAATGGTTCATTTGAATCTTCAATAACACCAATAGATTTAAGACTAAGAATTGTTCCAACAAATAAACCTAACTGGAATCCCTATTTTTATCTTGGCATTGGTTTGATGTATTATGAAGTAACCAAGAGTCCGGATATTCCTAGTCCTGTTAATCCCAAGCTAAAAGGTTGGACCGGAATTTATCCGTTCGGTGTAGGTGCTGAATTTGTATTGTCAGAAAAGTTTGTTTATGATATTTCTTTTGGTGGTGCACTTTCATCTTCTTTAGACCTTGATGGATACTGGGGCGAAAATAATTTTCTTTGGGATGGATATTTTAATATATCAATCGGAGTAAGTTGGCGAGGCGAAACCTGCCAATCTGATCGTGATAATGATGGATTAACTAAATGTGAAGAACAGGAACTCGGTACTGATATAAAAAATCCTGATTCAGATGGTGATAAAATCTCTGATGGCGATGAAGTAAAAATATATAAGACTAATCCATTAATTGTTGATTCTGATAACGATGGGTTAAATGATTACGATGAAATTTTCGTTTATAAAACAAATCCGGTTTCAACTGATACTGACCTCGATCAAATCGATGACAGAACAGAGATTTTTGTGTATAAAACTGATCCGCTAAAGACAGATTCAGATTCTGATGGCCTATCTGATTATGAAGAAATTTTTGTTAATAAAACAAATCCAAATAATAAAGACACTGATGATGATGGGCTGTCTGATGGAGATGAAGTATTAGTTCATAAAACAAATCCTTTGGAAAAAGACACTGATGGAGATAAACTTACTGACGGAGATGAAGTCCTTCTTTTCAAAACTGATCCGACACTAGGTGATAGTGATGGAGATACTTTAAGTGATTTCGAAGAAGTTAATGTTTACAAATCCGATCCAAATAAATTAGATACTGATGAAGGTGGAATTGATGATGGGACAGAGATTGCAAATGATACAAATCCACTGAATCCTAAGGATGATATTAAGAAGAAAGAAGTTATTGAAGTTGGAGTTCCAATTGTTCTTGAAGGAATTACTTTTGATAAGAATAAAGCCATTATAAAACCTGAGTCTGAACCAGCGCTTTGGAATGCATACACAACTTTGAAGAATTATCCTGAAATGGTTGTTGAGATCAGCGGTCACACAGATAATGTCGGCTCAAGAAAGAGTAATATTGAGCTATCAATCCGCCGCGCAAAAGCAGTTAAAGATTGGTTAGTTAAAAGAGGAATTGAACCAGAAAGGATTCAAACGAAAGGATACGGACCTGATCGTCCTGTTGCACCAAATAATTCAGAAGAGAATAAAAGAAAGAATCGTCGTATAGAATTTTTGAGATTGCAATAG